Proteins encoded together in one Argiope bruennichi chromosome 1, qqArgBrue1.1, whole genome shotgun sequence window:
- the LOC129966726 gene encoding ras-related protein Rab-8A-like, translated as MAKTYDYLFKLLLIGDSGVGKTCILFRFSEDTFNSTFISTIGIDFKIKTIELDGKKIKLQIWDTAGQERFRTITTAYYRGAMGIMLVYDVTNERSFENIKNWIRNIEEHASTDVEKMILGNKCDVNDRRQVSKERGEQLAIEYGIRFMETSAKNSINVQEAFLSLARDIKTKMEKKMEATQPSKTCGHQLKANEPVRKSRWFCGIL; from the exons ATGGCCAAaacttatgattatttatttaaactcttaCTAATCGGAGATTCAGGGGTAGGAAAAACGTGCATACTCTTCCGATTTTCTGAAGATACgtttaattcaacatttatatcaACTATTG GAATagacttcaaaataaaaactatagaGTTAGATGGGAAAAAGATTAAACTTCAGATATG GGATACTGCTGGTCAAGAACGGTTCAGAACAATTACTACTGCGTATTATAGAGGAGCTATG ggGATTATGCTTGTTTATGATGTAACAAATGAGAggtcatttgaaaatattaaaaattggattCGAAATATTGAAGAA CATGCTTCTACTGATGTTGAGAAAATgattttaggaaataaatgtGATGTTAATGATAGACGACAAGTTTCTAAAGAAAGGGGTGAACAG ctcgCGATTGAATATGGAATCAGATTTATGGAAACAAGTGCTAAGAACAGTATTAATGTGCAAGAGGCATTTTTGTCACTGGCCAgagatataaaaactaaaatggaaaagaaaatg gaAGCTACCCAGCCATCCAAGACATGCGGTCATCAGTTGAAAGCAAATGAACCAGTTCGAAAGTCGCGGTGGTTCTGTGGTATTCTATGA
- the LOC129962859 gene encoding DNA-binding protein RFX7-like, with product MNAITMKLENRQLPVQSSKDKSRVPIIAKKCKNTRKKSILLNTDKDALLNNHGLGCKSSDPANPNDTKSNSSPELNSSKKVRSKKVVPKPNDKMPPKSEKMQERLEQFLSADVREKVSSILNEVKALSDVEKLFLYLQLPTGASLEIDPFKPKTQNPLGKKADEEGFVAVNWIQSHFEEDPDVSLPKQEVYNEYQAFCQMSGTDSLCAADFGKVMKQIFPSVKPRRLGTRGNSRYCYSGLRKKLNLKSPTLPDMHAETENSESQEEAGMDETTSASCHIIFQWAEKLFSRKFTSLKSLASYLLEYMYVDNRSVAAFTVLLEGSPELLEKGFANSEGGMKKSDAQMHLQRKIQEKELIKEQKKKLQEQRSNLSISNKAKVPSSKKKILKSKKNKLSSSIDLTDFSLDKESNSLPTKSSEGSSEEILLQDNSSFEIKEEEFEMESISLIPNNKSPTKLDAFSDQLSADKNSHPSPGSSNDIEDNVKKKSTFLISPRKTPVCVAQSLPGIIILPQLTDISKQAASPPKYKRIQPKPVKVDNYSAVMRARAGSVGSCSVNKPKSKLNDGRRSSHAWLQSANSPESNEDNVSKNVTSNIKIVSLKSPPSKNNSRRNSFVVPKDIATEKQSLILENNDPKTNLNGAEIASSLSHVNLSTSNISELILKSGLAGDSLDSSLPSEDNRSLKRHLSENSGSVAAKRAHLDINKSVDLIKTFLSNSNDTYQTNNLTCLSVQETPIQPKAVASEEEVSVHDIEGDALIDYFRGVTANSSTNSLPLLKEKNESEQRQLTCNNNKVKQLSQLRMLLEQNLPKRGSNVSSASLKDVPASSAPSTIIQNNTLSQTIGTSAITGKGLLSNEIHVLNNQLDLNNLCSSDLVSTVINDKLNSNNSQVNSIDRLFSFDLSPESNANINNTNELADPTIFLNSTKHESQKGEINLNTGLSDLKQSLDTNNLSSAFEYVSHQVLNSSSGRVNTYTQVPSVPQSPNTRRRAFNFMPISPRHTPVPDTLNNNAPNISSPVPNQYPRNMMSIAVGPSQPPSNAGSPFISPRSTPVSMCRSRHSSGQSTYSTSRHTPFQNFDSGVSSVSSSPFISPQPTPVPVSRLRHNSSHSSNKTVTFCSVNNPQIMHSQSMNNMGQLRSRHSSGPGGPYQTGNLCLSRSAPLSPLVNEQCPPSNFVFPSVSEVRSRHNSGSNATTPLSPVSEQASSSSSCTSNLPDLSSVTEAASLLSHSLLNDSAGDLLINGNQSNFKQVRQRHASSSVIYTKPYLAVKDTYSPEIQNLLKNSENSGDGLPHSLFNRSQSVPLHQMIQTLDNNYCLLPQPVEDPVPRSHPTTPVTNQMFSFPLLSSGQDSSVLGSDLLNREKALAPSIQMEWAGLENAGDVDMSSARRNLANFLDPPLTIDSDLQTTLEDLRDCDTDFSKFAQELELNQNEDGDLQYEDSQRFLYLYPFMVMADTV from the exons ATGAATGCTATCACTATGAAACTCGAAAACAGACAACTACCTGTTCAATCATCTAAAGATAAATCAAGAGTCCCCATCATAGCTAAGAAATGTAAAAACACTAGGAAGAAATCCATCCTTCTTAACACTGACAAAGACGCCTTGCTAAATAATCATGGCTTGGGATGTAAATCCAGTGATCCAGCCAATCCTAATGATACAAAATCTAATTCTTCCCCGGAATTAAATTCATCTAAGAAAGTACGTTCGAAAAAAGTTGTTCCCAAACCTAATGATAAAATGCCCCCGAAATCCGAGAAGATGCAAGAACGCTTAGAGCAATTTTTGAG TGCCGATGTTCGTGAAAAAGTTTCTTCAATATTA AATGAAGTAAAAGCTTTGTCAGATGTTGAGAAATTATTCCTGTATTTGCAATTACCAACTGGTGCTTCTCTAGAAATTGATCCTTTTAAACC aaaaactcaaAATCCACTTGGGAAAAAAGCTGATGAAGAGGGATTTGTTGCAGTCAATTGGATTCAAAGTCACTTTGAAGAAGATCCAGATGTTTCATTACCAAAGCAAGAAGTTTATAATGAATAcca AGCTTTTTGCCAAATGTCTGGAACAGATTCCCTTTGTGCAGCTGATTTCGGCAAAGTGATGAAGCAAATTTTTCCATCTGTTAAACCTCGTAGACTCGGTACTAGAGGAAATTCAag GTACTGTTACAGtggattgagaaaaaaattaaatctgaaatctcCAACATTACCAGATATGCATGCAGAAACTGAAAATTCTGAG tcCCAAGAAGAAGCCGGTATGGATGAAACTACGTCTGCATCCTGTCACATTATTTTCCAATGGGCCGAAAAACTCTTCTCCAGAAAATTTACATCTCTTAAGAGCTTGGCATCTTATTTATTGGAATATATGTATGTTGACAATAGATCTGTAGCAGCTTTTACTGTCCTTTTAGAGGGATCTCCCGAACTTTTAGAGAAAG GGTTTGCAAACAGTGAAGGTGGCATGAAGAAAAGTGATGCTCAAATGCatcttcaaagaaaaatacaagaaaaagaattaatcaaagaGCAGAAGAAAAAACTTCAAGAGCAGCGCTCTAAtttaagcatttcaaataaaGCCAAGGTTCcttcatcaaaaaagaaaattttaaaatccaagaaAAACAAGTTGTCATCATCTATTGATTTAACTGATTTCTCTTTG GATAAAGAATCAAATAGTTTGCCTACAAAAAGCAGTGAAGGCAGTTCTGAGGAAATTTTGCTTCAGGATAATTCAAGCTTTGAAATAAAGGAAGAGGAATTTGAAATGGAATCAATATCTTTAATTCCCAATAATAAAAGTCCGACAAAGTTGGATGCCTTCTCTGACCAACTTTCTGCTGATAAGAATTCACATCCAAGTCCAGGAAGCTCAAATGACATTGAAGACAATGTTAAGAAGAAGAGTACATTTCTCATTTCACCTCGGAAAACTCCGGTATGTGTAGCCCAAAGTCTCCctggaataataattttaccaCAGCTTACAGATATAAGTAAGCAAGCTGCCTCACCTCCTAAGTACAAGCGTATTCAACCAAAGCCAGTAAAAGTCGACAATTATTCTGCAGTTATGAGAGCTCGAGCAGGATCTGTAGGATCTTGTTCAGTGAACAAGCCTAAATCAAAATTGAATGATGGAAGACGTAGTTCTCATGCTTGGCTACAGTCTGCAAATAGTCCAGAAAGTAATGAAGATAATGTATCTAAGAATGTTACCTCTAATATCAAAATTGTTTCACTAAAATCTCCCCCTtcgaaaaataattcaagaagaaACAGCTTTGTTGTTCCAAAAGATATAGCAACTGAGAAACAgagtttaattttagaaaataatgatccTAAAACTAATCTTAATGGTGCTGAAATAGCTTCAAGTCTTTCACATGTTAATTTGTCTACTAGTAACATATCTGAGCTTATATTAAAATCTGGTCTTGCAGGCGATAGTCTGGACTCCAGTCTTCCATCAGAAGATAACCGTTCTCTCAAAAGGCATTTAAGTGAAAATAGTGGATCTGTGGCAGCCAAGCGAGCCCATTTAGACATTAACAAAAGTgtagatttaattaaaacatttttatcaaattcaaatgaTACTTATCAGACGAATAATTTGACTTGTCTTTCAGTGCAAGAAACACCCATCCAACCAAAAGCTGTTGCGAGTGAGGAAGAAGTTAGTGTACATGATATTGAAGGTGATGCTCTTATTGATTACTTCCGTGGAGTTACAGCTAATTCTTCAACAAATTCTTTACCACTcttgaaagagaaaaatgaatCTGAGCAAAGGCAACTaacttgtaataataataaagtgaagCAGTTGTCACAACTTCGAATGTTGCTGGAACAAAATCTTCCTAAACGAGGGTCAAATGTATCATCAGCAAGTTTGAAGGATGTTCCTGCATCATCAGCACCATCTACAATCATACAAAATAATACTTTGTCACAAACAATTGGTACATCAGCAATCACCGGGAAAGGCCTTTTATCTAATGAAATACATGTTCTAAATAATCAGTTAGATTTAAATAACTTGTGTAGTTCTGATCTTGTTTCTACAGTTATCAATGATAAGCTTAATTCCAATAATTCTCAAGTCAATTCTATTgatagattattttcttttgatttatcgCCTGAATCAAatgctaatataaataatacaaatgaacTTGCTGATCCtacaatctttttaaattctacaaaacATGAATCACAGAAGGGAGAAATTAATTTGAACACTGGCTTATCAGATCTAAAACAAAGCTTAGATACTAATAATTTGTCTAGTGCTTTTGAGTATGTGAGTCACCAAGTCTTAAACTCTAGTTCTGGAAGAGTCAATACCTATACTCAAGTACCATCTGTTCCTCAAAGTCCTAATACCAGAAGGCGTGCTTTCAATTTTATGCCAATATCTCCTAGACATACTCCTGTTCCAGATACTTTAAACAATAATGCACCAAATATATCGTCGCCAGTACCAAATCAGTACCCAAGAAATATGATGTCCATTGCTGTGGGGCCTTCACAGCCTCCCAGCAATGCAGGAAGTCCATTTATTTCTCCAAGATCTACTCCAGTATCCATGTGCCGTTCTCGCCATAGCTCTGGTCAGAGCACTTACAGTACGTCCCGCCACACACCATTTCAGAATTTTGACTCTGGTGTTTCTTCTGTCTCTTCCTCCCCATTTATTTCTCCCCAGCCTACTCCAGTACCTGTCAGTAGATTAAGACATAATTCAAGTCACAGCTCTAATAAAACTGTAACTTTTTGTTCTGTTAATAATCCTCAAATTATGCATAGCCAGTCAATGAATAATATGGGACAGTTGCGTTCAAGACACAGTTCTGGTCCAGGTGGACCATACCAGACTGGAAATTTATGCCTATCTAGGAGTGCTCCATTGTCACCTTTGGTGAATGAGCAGTGTCCACCATCCAATTTTGTATTTCCATCGGTCAGTGAAGTGAGATCTCGCCATAATTCTGGTTCAAATGCCACAACACCGCTGTCTCCAGTTTCTGAGCAAGCATCATCTTCGAGTAGCTGCACAAGCAATCTTCCAGATCTTTCCAGTGTCACAGAGGCTGCATCCTTGTTGTCCCATTCTCTTCTAAATGATAGTGCAGGTGACTTGCTCATCAATGGCAACCAGTCCAACTTCAAACAAGTTCGTCAACGACATGCTTCAAGTTCTGTCATCTACACTAAACCTTATCTTGCTGTGAAGGATACTTATTCTCCAGAGATACAGAATTTATTGAAGAACAGTGAGAACAGCGGTGATGGATTGCCCCATTCTTTGTTTAATCGAAGTCAATCCGTTCCTTTGCATCAAATGATTCAGACCTTAGATAATAATTATTGTCTTCTGCCTCAACCTGTAGAGGACCCAGTGCCTAGATCACACCCCACAACACCTGTGACAAATCAAATGTTTTCATTCCCCCTTTTGAGTTCTGGCCAGGATAGTTCTGTGCTCGGCAGTGACCTTCTGAATCGCGAGAAGGCCCTTGCCCCATCTATTCAGATGGAATGGGCAGGGCTGGAAAATGCTGGCGATGTAGATATGAGTTCTGCAAGGCGCAATTTGGCCAACTTTTTAGATCCACCACTTACAATAGATTCAGATTTGCAGACAACACTGGAAGATCTGAGAGATTGTGATACAGACTTTTCGAAATTTGCACAGGAATTAGAGCTGAACCAGAATGAAGATGGAGACCTGCAGTACGAA